A window of the Lolium perenne isolate Kyuss_39 chromosome 7, Kyuss_2.0, whole genome shotgun sequence genome harbors these coding sequences:
- the LOC139829780 gene encoding beta-1,2-xylosyltransferase XYXT1-like — MKVPLPLRSKSLKKSRGHPSCSLSLLLLIAGVQFLVIGKPFPSLLMDSRSFFNLAEEEFVPEPHVSCEFNDTRSDFCELAGAIRVRGSTSEVFIVTPRRGTTAGDVVGANATWIAADATSWKMKPYTRKGESRIMNGITEFTLRLASASEAPACDVMHEDVPAVLYSNGGYCGNYYHDFNDNIIPLFITTRHLGREVQLLVTYKQAWWFGKYGEIVDGLTRHEVVDLDADARVHCYRSVTVGLRSHKDLSIDPRRAPNNVSMVDFKRFLMWRYGLPREHAIRTEEGDEERRKPRLLVVTRPSRRRFMNLEEIMAAAEDVGFEVTASDLMTPAKKPGDEIVKDDSGQARMAEASATVNAFDAMLAVHGSGLTNLVFLPMNAVVMQVVPLGRMEGLAMDEYGVPPRDMNMRYLQYNITAEESTLSELYPRSHPVFMDPGPIHKQSWSLVDEIYLGKQDVRLDIARFRPVLEKALKLLR; from the exons atgaaggtgcctctgCCTCTGAGGAGCAAGAGCTTAAAGAAAAGCAGGGGACATCCTTCATGCAGCCTTTCCCTGCTGCTGCTCATCGCAGGGGTTCAGTTCTTGGTGATAG GCAAGCCTTTTCCATCACTCTTGATGGATAGCAGGAGCTTCTTCAATTTGGCAG AGGAGGAGTTCGTCCCTGAGCCTCATGTGAGCTGCGAGTTCAACGACACGAGGTCCGACTTCTGCGAGCTGGCCGGCGCTATCCGCGTCCGTGGAAGCACGTCGGAGGTCTTCATCGTGACGCCTCGCCGCGGCACCACCGCGGGGGATGTCGTGGGCGCGAACGCCACATGGATCGCCGCCGACGCGACAAGCTGGAAGATGAAGCCGTACACGCGCAAGGGGGAGTCACGCATCATGAACGGAATCACCGAGTTCACGCTGCGGCTCGCCTCCGCCAGCGAGGCTCCGGCGTGCGACGTGATGCACGAGGACGTGCCCGCCGTGCTCTACTCCAACGGCGGGTACTGCGGCAACTACTACCACGACTTCAACGACAACATCATCCCTCTCTTCATCACCACGCGGCACCTGGGGCGCGAGGTGCAGCTCCTGGTGACATACAAGCAGGCGTGGTGGTTCGGCAAGTACGGCGAGATCGTGGACGGGCTGACGCGgcacgaggtggtggacctcgacgCCGACGCGCGGGTGCACTGCTACCGGAGCGTGACCGTGGGGCTCAGGAGCCACAAGGACCTGAGCATTGACCCGCGCCGCGCGCCGAACAACGTGTCCATGGTGGACTTCAAGCGGTTCCTCATGTGGCGGTACGGGCTACCCCGGGAGCACGCCATCCGGACGGAGGAGGGTGACGAGGAGAGGAGGAAGCCGCGGCTGCTGGTCGTCACGCGACCGTCGCGGCGACGGTTCATGAACCTGGAGGAGATCATGGCTGCGGCCGAGGACGTCGGGTTCGAGGTGACGGCGTCTGACCTGATGACGCCGGCAAAGAAACCAGGCGACGAGATAGTGAAGGACGACAGCGGGCAGGCGCGGATGGCGGAGGCGTCGGCGACGGTGAACGCGTTCGACGCAATGCTGGCGGTGCACGGTTCCGGGCTGACGAACCTGGTGTTCCTGCCGATGAACGCGGTGGTGATGCAGGTTGTGCCGCTGGGGCGGATGGAGGGGTTGGCCATGGACGAGTACGGGGTGCCGCCGAGGGACATGAACATGAGGTACCTGCAGTACAACATCACGGCGGAGGAGAGCACGCTGTCGGAGCTGTACCCGAGGAGCCACCCGGTGTTCATGGACCCGGGCCCCATACACAAGCAGAGCTGGTCGCTCGTCGATGAGATCTATCTCGGCAAGCAGGACGTCCGGCTCGACATCGCCAGGTTCAGGCCCGTCCTCGAGAAGGCGCTCAAACTCCTCCGGTGA
- the LOC127312599 gene encoding beta-1,2-xylosyltransferase XYXT1-like: protein MKVPMPVRSKSFKKSRGTPACSLPLLLLIAGVMYVMIGKPFPSFLMGSRSFFNRAEEFIPEPQVNCDFNSTRSDFCEIAGAIRVRGSTSEVFVVSPGRGATARDVFGPNSTWVAANATSWKMKPYTRKGESRIMNGIREFTVRLASADEVPACDVMHEDVPAVVYSNGGYCGNYYHDFNDNIIPLFITTRHLGREVQLLVTQKQAWWFGKYGEIVDGLTRHEAVDLDGDSRVHCYRRVTVGLKSHKDLSIDPRRSPNNVSMVDFKRFLMWRYSLPREHAIRTEEDDEERRRPRLLIITRRSKRRFMNLEEIVAAAEKVGFEVTTSDLMTPAKKQDDEAVVDDSGQARMADASATVNAFDAMLAVHGSGLTNLVFLPMNAVVVQVVPLGRMEALAMDEYGVPPRDMNMRYLQYNITAEESTLSELYPRSHPVFMDPGPIHDQSWSLVDEIYLGKQDVRLDIARFRPVLQKALELLR from the exons atgaaggtgcctatgCCTGTGAGGAGCAAGAGCTTCAAGAAAAGCAGGGGAACTCCTGCATGCAGCCTTCCCCTGCTGCTGCTCATCGCTGGGGTTATGTACGTGATGATAG GCAAGCCTTTTCCATCATTCTTGATGGGTAGCAGGAGTTTCTTCAATCGGGCAG AGGAGTTCATCCCGGAGCCACAAGTGAACTGCGACTTCAACAGCACGAGGTCCGACTTCTGCGAGATAGCCGGTGCCATCCGCGTCCGGGGAAGCACGTCGGAGGTGTTTGTCGTGTCCCCTGGCCGCGGCGCCACCGCCCGGGACGTCTTCGGCCCCAACTCGACGTGGGTCGCCGCCAACGCTACGAGCTGGAAAATGAAGCCGTACACGCGCAAGGGGGAGTCACGCATCATGAACGGCATCAGGGAGTTCACTGTGCGGCTCGCATCCGCCGACGAGGTTCCGGCGTGCGACGTGATGCACGAGGACGTGCCCGCCGTGGTGTACTCCAACGGCGGGTACTGCGGCAACTACTACCACGACTTCAACGACAACATCATCCCTCTCTTCATCACGACGCGCCACCTGGGGCGCGAGGTGCAGCTGCTGGTGACGCAGAAGCAGGCGTGGTGGTTCGGCAAGTACGGCGAGATCGTGGACGGGCTGACGCGGCACGAGGCGGTGGACCTCGACGGCGACTCACGGGTGCACTGTTATCGGCGGGTGACCGTCGGGCTAAAGAGTCACAAGGACCTGAGCATCGACCCTCGCCGCTCGCCCAACAACGTGTCCATGGTGGACTTCAAGCGGTTCCTCATGTGGCGGTATTCACTGCCCCGTGAGCATGCCATCCGgacggaggaggacgacgaggagagGAGGCGGCCGCGGCTGCTGATCATCACGCGGCGGTCAAAGCGGCGGTTCATGAACCTGGAGGAGATCGTGGCCGCCGCGGAGAAGGTCGGGTTCGAGGTGACGACGTCGGACCTGATGACGCCGGCCAAGAAACAAGACGACGAGGCGGTCGTGGACGACAGCGGGCAGGCGCGGATGGCGGACGCGTCGGCGACGGTGAACGCGTTCGACGCAATGCTGGCGGTGCACGGTTCCGGGCTGACGAACCTGGTGTTCCTGCCGATGAACGCTGTGGTGGTCCAGGTGGTGCCGCTGGGGCGGATGGAGGCGCTGGCCATGGACGAGTACGGGGTGCCGCCGAGGGACATGAACATGAGGTACCTGCAGTACAACATCACGGCGGAGGAGAGCACGCTGTCGGAGCTGTACCCGAGGAGCCACCCGGTGTTCATGGACCCAGGCCCCATCCACGATCAGAGCTGGTCGCTCGTCGATGAGATCTATCTCGGCAAGCAGGACGTCCGCCTCGACATCGCCAGGTTCAGGCCCGTCCTCCAGAAggcgctcgagctcctccggtGA